GGTGGCCTTCGCCACGGCTGCCGCGGCCTCACCGTCGGCGCGGGCCTTGTCGGCCTGTGCCTGCTGCTCGGCGATGCGGGTGCGCGCTTCTGCCTGCTTGACCTGCTCGATCGCGGCGGCTTCGGCTGCGCGCTCGCGCGTGTACAGCTCGGCCTGTGCGCGGGTCTCGGCCTCGTACCGCTGCGCGTCGGCGACGCGCTTGACGTCGGCGTCGAGCTGAGCCTGCTTGTTCTCGGCCTGCTGCTGCAGAACGGCCTGCTCGGCCTGGGCTCGGGCGAGGGCTTCGGCCTGCTCGGCCTCGGCACGGGCGCGGCCGATGCCGGAGTCGGAGTTGGCCGTGTTCGTGTCGAGCGCGGTCTGCTCGATCAGGTTGGCTTCCTTGTTGGCGATGTTCTTCTGGTTGATCGCGCGGTCGGCGTTGGTCTGCGAGATCTCCGCGGACTGACGCTTCGCCTGGATCTCGGGAGCACCGAGCGACTGGATGTAGCCGACCTTGTCGGTGATGCCCTTGATCTGGAACGAGTCGAGGATGAGTCCCTGTTCGGCGAGCTCCTGCGAGACGTCGGCGGCGATCTGGTCGGAGAACTTCTTACGCTCACGCATGAGCTCGACGACCGAGAGCGTGGCGACGATGCCGCGGAGGGCACCCTCGAGCTGCTCGGTAGTGAACTGCTCGATGGCCTTGTCCTGCGAGGCGAATCGCTCGGCAGCGCGGCGCACGAGAATGGGGTCGGAGCCGATCTTGACGATCGCGACGCCGTCGACGTTCAGCGTGACGCTGTCGAGCGACTGCGCCTCGGCGTTCAGCGACACCTGACGCGAACGCAGCGAGATGATCTCGTGGCGCTGCGTGATCGGGTTGACCAGCGACTTGCCGTTCACGATGACCGTGACGGGTGACTCCGACATCTCGGGCCGGCTCGTCCCGTCTGCCGCGATGACCGCGGTCTGCACCTTCTGCTTGCGTCCCGAGATGACGAGTGCCTCGTCGGCTCGGGCCACCTTGATCCAGCTGCGTGCGAACAGCAGCAGGATCAGCAGTAGGACGACGGCGACGACGATCGCGATGCCGACGATGATGAGGATGCCGACAGCTCCGGCGATCTCCATGAATGACCTCCCTGGTTCCCCCCGAGGGGGCGGTCGCGAGCGCGCCGTGGTGCGCGCCCTCACGCTCCACCCTGCCAGACTCTGCCGCGAGCGAGCGAGGGAAGAGGGGGTCAGCCCTGGCGGAGCTTCTCGGCGAGGTCGCGCAGAGCGCGCAGTTCGTCGTCGTCGAGAGTCGCCATCCGTTCGGCGATCGATCGGCCGTGCACGGTCGCGAGGGCGCGGAACGAGCGTGCCCCGGCATCCGTCGCGCGGATCAGTGCGCCGCGGCCGTCGTCGGGATCGGCGCACTTCGAGATGAGGCCGCGGCTGACCATGCGATCGACCAGACGGGAGACGCTGGGCTGGCTGATCAGCATGTTCGAGGTGACGTCGCGCAGTCGCGCGGTCATCTGGGGGGAGCGCGTCACGGTGAGCAACACGTCATACTCCGCCTGCGCCAGCTCGGCGTGCTCGAAGTCCGCCATCATCTCGGTGAACAGTTCGTGCTGCGCGCGGAACAGGCTCTCCCAGGCCTCCAGGGCGAGCTTGCGATCGGTCATCCTCACAGAATAGTGCGAACAGTAAAGGGCCGGTCGGAGAGGCTCCCGACCGGCCCTTGTCCCTTGCACCAAGAGTGTCCTGCAATCACATGCGGTGAGTGCCACAGCAAACATTCACCGTGTGATCACTGTATAACGGCGAGGTAACGAATGCAACGGTTTGGTCACGGAATCTTTTCTCGTGAGCCGGTTGTCCTGTCTCACCGGATCTGTAGAAATCTCATCTACCTGTAGAACGTCGCACGGGAGTTGTAGATTCGCACCCGAGTTGTAGATCAGCGGCGTGTTGCCGGTTCCGCGCCGAACGGCGGAGTACCTTGCCGGACAAGTCAGGATCCGCACCGCGGAACCCCTCCACGGACACCGGGGCCGAACGGAGTCCGCAATGACGCTGACCACCAACTGGCTTCAGGCGATCGATGGAACGAACGCCATGGCGGCCACAATTCGATACTCGCTTCACGGGTTCGCTCGGGAGGCGACACCAGCGGATGCCGGGTCGATCGCCTTCGAGGAGACGGCCCCAGTCCGGAAATTTCCGGACTACCCCCACAAGCGCAATGTCGAGGGACGCTTCTGGCTTGCCTCGACGGGCCAGCACGTGCCCTTCGAGTCTTTTTGGGAGCGGGCGTTCTTGATGAGTCTCGATCGAACCCGGAGTGCTGAGGCGGTGTCGAGTCAGCCGATGTGGATTCATTGGCGCAACCCGAAGCGCCGACATGCCCCCGACTACTTCGTTCGCCGCAAGGACGGAACCGCTCTTCTCGTCGACGTCAGGGAGAGGTCAGAGATCGAACCGGAGGATGCGGCGAAGTTCGAGCTCACTCGGCGAATGGCAGCCGCTCTGGGATGGGACTACCTCGTGTTCGACGATCTACCCGGAGCGACGCAACAGAACCTGAGGTTCCTGTTGCGTTACCGCGACCCGCAGTGGCTCGAGGGCGTGGCTCTCCGGGATCTACCGGATTCCGGTGCGCTTCGACTCGTCGACCTCGTCGCGCTCCTCGACGACGCGCCAAACAGCGCACTCGGAGCGGCATACGCCCTCATATGGTCCGACATCGCTCGATGCGATCTCAGCCGTCCGCTGAGCATGTCCGCCGTAGTCCGATTCGGGCCAGACCGATGATCGTCCATCCCGGCGACTTGGTGAGATGGAACGACGAAGACCTGCAAGTCGTCGCTGTCCGGGCGACCTACACCACGCTGCGCAACGCCGAGATGGGCGAGGATCTCGAGGTACTGAACGCCGATCTCGCTGAACGCGGCGAGCCAGCAACAGTGCTGATGGACGTCAAGCCTGCGCATCAGATCGATGCTGTTCCCTGTACGTGTGCTGCCCATCCCGATGACAGTCGGTCGCTTCACGGGGCGGGCTCGCGCCGGCGACCGCGATTGTGATGGTGAGATGTCTGAGTCGTGCCCGATCTGGTGGCGGGGGATCGAATCTTCACCCCCCGCCGAATGGGTCTACGTGTTTGAGGGCTTCACAGGCGAAGATACCGCCGAGCTATGGGCGTTGGCAGCAGCGATCTATATCGCCCAGACTCGGCGGCGTACCTCGGCGGGCCCGACGTTCGCTGAACTCTTCACCCACTTGCTCCCGGACACTGATGGCTTACCTGCCCCTCTGCCTCGGGGTCTTGAGTTCATTGAGCGACGCCGGGCTGTGGCGGGCTTTCGTGGCCACGCCTCGATCGAATGGCGGCGGCGAGGAATGATCAGCTTCGATCACGGCGTCATGCGAAGTCTGCGGGTGGGGCGAGAGTTTCGGGAACGATCGAGGCGTCGGGAGCGGGCCCGCGAGGATGCCCGGCATCCGAGCCGGAGCGAAGGTGAATCGGTGTTGACGACGAGGTCCGCGATTGCTTCGAGCGACTGACGCACGAACTGGTCGGGGAGTGGCCAATGATTGCTCGAGGACTGGCCGGACCGTGCGCTTGAGGACGGCGTCGATCAGCCGACGCGCCGAGGCGCGAGCTCCGCGAACGTTCAGGCCGGACGCTGAATGGATGTCTCCGTCGTAGGTGGAGTTTTCGATGATCGAGCTGGAGCGCATCGATCCCGAGAGCGGGGAGCGAGCGTCGCGCGGCTGGTCCGGGTGGGATGCTAAGCAGAACCACGGTGGGGCCGAGCGTTCGAAGCTCGAACTCTGCTGGAAAAATGCAAGCAACTTTCGGCAAACCTGTGAAGATGTCCTCGAAGCGCTCGATTATTGCCTCGGCGGCGAGCACGAGCTGTTGCGGCCGTGGCGAGTGACAGGTGCTCGTTCAGGTCGCCGCGATCGAGGCCGCGGATCCCGGGCTTCAGGATGTGCGTGCGCCCGCAAGCGAGAAGTGGCCCGCGTTGTGGCCGGAGATCAGCCATGCTTCGGGGTTGGTGCGCAGCTGCCGGACGTGCGCGGCGATCTCGCTCGCGCCGATCGGTTCGCTTCCGCTCGGCCCGGTGAGAGTGTCGGCGAGCTGCAGCGCACCGGCTGTGTCCATACCGACGTGGCGAGGAGCGCCATCGGGTTGCGTGGGCTGACCCCGAACCTGGTGTCCCGCCGTTCGAGGACGGCTTCAGCGCAGGAAACAGGGCGGTGGAGGGATGTTCGTCCATCGTCTGTCGACCAACATTTCGCACTCCGCTGGCTTGGATCTATTCTTGAGTTGCAGCCTGGGGGGCGTAGTTGTGGCGTGAGAATGCAAAAAGGAGAAAACGTGTCGACG
The sequence above is drawn from the Candidatus Microbacterium colombiense genome and encodes:
- a CDS encoding TnsA-like heteromeric transposase endonuclease subunit — its product is MTLTTNWLQAIDGTNAMAATIRYSLHGFAREATPADAGSIAFEETAPVRKFPDYPHKRNVEGRFWLASTGQHVPFESFWERAFLMSLDRTRSAEAVSSQPMWIHWRNPKRRHAPDYFVRRKDGTALLVDVRERSEIEPEDAAKFELTRRMAAALGWDYLVFDDLPGATQQNLRFLLRYRDPQWLEGVALRDLPDSGALRLVDLVALLDDAPNSALGAAYALIWSDIARCDLSRPLSMSAVVRFGPDR
- a CDS encoding MarR family transcriptional regulator; translation: MTDRKLALEAWESLFRAQHELFTEMMADFEHAELAQAEYDVLLTVTRSPQMTARLRDVTSNMLISQPSVSRLVDRMVSRGLISKCADPDDGRGALIRATDAGARSFRALATVHGRSIAERMATLDDDELRALRDLAEKLRQG
- a CDS encoding SPFH domain-containing protein, with translation MEIAGAVGILIIVGIAIVVAVVLLLILLLFARSWIKVARADEALVISGRKQKVQTAVIAADGTSRPEMSESPVTVIVNGKSLVNPITQRHEIISLRSRQVSLNAEAQSLDSVTLNVDGVAIVKIGSDPILVRRAAERFASQDKAIEQFTTEQLEGALRGIVATLSVVELMRERKKFSDQIAADVSQELAEQGLILDSFQIKGITDKVGYIQSLGAPEIQAKRQSAEISQTNADRAINQKNIANKEANLIEQTALDTNTANSDSGIGRARAEAEQAEALARAQAEQAVLQQQAENKQAQLDADVKRVADAQRYEAETRAQAELYTRERAAEAAAIEQVKQAEARTRIAEQQAQADKARADGEAAAAVAKATGEANALRSQAEAESEARRLRANAEADAIRAEGDARAAALEAEAKAIASNQEAFMSQRVLEVLPSIMAEFAKGYAAIGNVSIIGGSGDDGASQVVGADSAKALRSVFDSVHSATGLDLAGIIQGQAIGRGFGAGVAEATAPAPAQTRVPNPTTPPPPAASVADAE